Proteins encoded by one window of Polyangiaceae bacterium:
- a CDS encoding VTT domain-containing protein codes for MNTADTHWLRRSMRPLLGAVVLISVISLPFILLGEQRTLVWTKELVERSGAGLVVALVSLLAADVVLPVPSSWVATLSGASFGFWGGLGVNWLGLNLGALLGYSLGRRAGRVGARRLLGEETLERLAKSFDRFGIWSIPLFRGVPVLAEASLIVAGSLRLSPARYWVACFSSNLGVAAVYAWAGAMALDGTSWLWVFLGSTLLPGVLWLVAHLRRPKVES; via the coding sequence TTGAACACAGCGGACACCCACTGGCTGAGGCGCAGCATGCGGCCGCTGCTCGGTGCCGTGGTCCTGATCAGCGTGATCAGCTTGCCGTTTATCCTGCTCGGGGAACAGCGCACGCTCGTCTGGACCAAGGAGCTCGTCGAACGCTCGGGGGCAGGCTTGGTCGTCGCGCTCGTCAGCCTGCTCGCCGCCGACGTCGTGCTGCCGGTGCCTTCGAGCTGGGTAGCTACGCTGAGCGGCGCGTCGTTTGGCTTCTGGGGTGGCCTCGGGGTCAACTGGCTCGGCTTGAACCTCGGGGCGCTCCTCGGGTATTCCCTGGGTCGGCGCGCGGGTCGGGTCGGTGCGCGACGGTTACTCGGCGAAGAGACCCTGGAGCGCCTGGCCAAGAGCTTCGACCGCTTTGGCATCTGGAGCATCCCTCTTTTCCGCGGGGTACCGGTACTTGCCGAAGCGAGCCTGATTGTCGCTGGAAGCTTGCGGCTCTCCCCCGCGCGCTACTGGGTAGCCTGCTTTAGCTCCAACTTGGGAGTCGCGGCGGTCTACGCCTGGGCAGGCGCGATGGCGCTCGACGGCACCAGCTGGCTGTGGGTGTTCCTGGGGTCAACATTGCTCCCCGGCGTGCTTTGGCTGGTGGCTCATCTGCGTCGGCCGAAGGTCGAGTCGTAG
- the ltrA gene encoding group II intron reverse transcriptase/maturase, which translates to MLQEAWKRVRQNQGAAGVDRQSICDVEEYGAHRFLEELQAELKAGKYRPQVVRRQYIPKADGKKRPLGIPTVRDRVVQMAAKLVIEPIFEADFLPCSYGFRPRRSATMALETLRKLGSKGGHHVLDADIRDYFGSIDHAKLMKLVGRRISDRRVLKLLRQWLEAGVMEDGVVKASVRGTPQGGVISPLLSNIYLHVLDVLWTRHSAPYGTLVRYADDFVVICRTKKDCELAEARIRVILQRLGLELHPEKTRRVELYDGKQGFDFLGCHLHKRLSGKVLERSGERLYFLHRWPSQRAMQRIRSRVKGLTPRSRCHADIRDVIEQLNPVLRGWGNYFRTGNAAKRFNQLDTYVWKQLKGLLVARKGRHLKPKQVDRWDRDYFYRLGLYQLRGTVRYPEQSILMEAA; encoded by the coding sequence ATCCTCCAGGAGGCGTGGAAGCGAGTCAGACAGAACCAAGGAGCCGCGGGCGTGGATCGCCAGTCGATCTGCGACGTGGAGGAGTACGGGGCTCATCGATTCCTCGAGGAATTGCAAGCTGAGCTGAAAGCGGGGAAGTATCGGCCGCAGGTGGTGCGGCGGCAGTACATCCCCAAAGCCGATGGTAAGAAGCGGCCACTAGGCATCCCGACGGTGCGCGATCGGGTGGTGCAGATGGCGGCAAAGCTGGTGATTGAGCCCATCTTCGAGGCGGATTTTCTGCCTTGTTCTTATGGGTTTCGTCCCCGGCGCAGCGCGACGATGGCGCTCGAGACGCTGAGGAAACTCGGCTCGAAGGGTGGTCATCACGTGCTGGACGCTGACATCCGCGACTACTTCGGGAGCATCGACCACGCCAAGCTGATGAAGCTGGTTGGGCGACGCATCTCGGATCGTCGGGTGCTGAAGTTGCTGCGGCAGTGGCTCGAAGCCGGAGTGATGGAGGACGGCGTCGTGAAGGCGTCGGTGCGCGGCACGCCACAAGGGGGAGTGATCTCCCCCTTGCTGTCCAACATCTACTTGCACGTGCTCGACGTCTTGTGGACCCGCCACAGCGCTCCGTATGGAACGCTGGTGCGTTACGCGGACGACTTCGTGGTGATCTGCCGCACCAAGAAGGACTGCGAGCTGGCCGAGGCGCGGATCCGAGTGATCCTGCAGCGCCTCGGTCTCGAGCTACATCCGGAGAAAACCAGGCGAGTCGAGCTCTACGATGGCAAGCAGGGCTTTGACTTTCTTGGCTGTCATCTGCACAAGCGGTTGAGCGGCAAGGTGCTGGAGAGGTCGGGTGAGCGGCTCTACTTCCTCCATCGCTGGCCGTCACAGCGCGCGATGCAGCGGATCCGGAGCCGTGTGAAGGGCCTCACCCCTCGCTCGAGATGCCATGCGGATATCCGTGACGTCATCGAACAGCTGAACCCCGTGCTACGGGGCTGGGGAAACTACTTCCGCACGGGAAATGCCGCGAAGCGATTCAATCAGCTCGACACGTATGTTTGGAAGCAGCTGAAAGGGCTGCTGGTGGCTCGCAAGGGTCGCCACTTGAAACCCAAACAAGTCGACCGCTGGGATCGCGACTACTTCTACCGTCTGGGCCTGTACCAACTCCGAGGCACTGTCCGCTATCCGGAGCAATCCATCTTGATGGAGGCCGCGTAA
- a CDS encoding VWA domain-containing protein, whose translation MRSWWVWGLGCTAVCLAAPSAAADEMQGLRSDALVERDNSVSVTLDRGFAKLVVERSVFNGGERHDQATFWINLPNSAVATGLRTLGSLNGKPHWFAGDLMEAEAAAAKYQELTGVGGYYPKDPALLSWRQQDYLALQVFPCPPGQVKQVEYTLQMPLTYSQGSYLVELPSMGTEELPARIEVRAARSGDQLKLNGKAWQAGRRYQLPRDAATTLELVPTKAPRISGEFGQYVFAKQRVLTHFEFRLAPQLSKAPKGASVVLLIDASKSMGSRSSAASDAARAYLSYVPDAQVQLVYFNRKAEERFKSWVGVERARVDLSAYSPKLANGSELGDALDTADRLLADRKGPRRVVLFTDVKTRRSLTPGMLKGKLARSKALMHIVDIRLGDSALERDDTNAFAPVAAATGGVLWHGGFDDSADSRVRAEELVRPLRLHAPKLTAPGVPNDMLPEPEELWEGEAVGLTELVSVPGGFVRLQGKLWQKSVQRTLSPDAAESKRWAALVFGQDLYSDLSEPEMMTLATYGGAVSPVTSYLAIEPGVRPSTEGIEWGMVGTGAGGGGRGIGIGLGGVGTLGRIDEQSWFKQALRRALVRCRAKSASLRIETTLDEVVDVDTLSVVPLQGVQVPVARQCLTRAGWALDLPGGFAKEHAIYPVRIAR comes from the coding sequence TTGAGAAGCTGGTGGGTTTGGGGGTTAGGGTGCACCGCGGTTTGCTTGGCGGCGCCGTCGGCTGCCGCGGACGAGATGCAAGGCCTGCGCTCCGACGCGCTGGTCGAGCGGGACAACAGCGTTTCCGTGACGCTTGACCGTGGCTTCGCGAAGTTGGTCGTAGAGCGCAGTGTGTTCAATGGTGGTGAGCGCCACGACCAGGCCACCTTCTGGATCAACCTGCCTAACTCTGCAGTGGCGACTGGGCTGCGGACGCTTGGATCCCTGAACGGAAAGCCCCACTGGTTCGCTGGTGATCTGATGGAGGCGGAAGCCGCAGCGGCGAAGTACCAGGAGCTGACTGGTGTTGGTGGCTATTACCCCAAGGATCCAGCGCTGCTCTCGTGGCGCCAGCAAGACTATCTCGCTCTCCAGGTGTTCCCGTGTCCGCCGGGTCAAGTGAAGCAAGTCGAGTACACGCTGCAAATGCCACTCACCTACTCTCAGGGCAGCTACTTGGTGGAGCTCCCGAGCATGGGAACCGAAGAGCTGCCGGCGCGCATCGAAGTGCGCGCCGCGCGCTCCGGAGACCAGCTGAAGCTGAACGGCAAAGCATGGCAAGCTGGCAGGCGGTATCAGTTGCCGCGCGATGCCGCGACGACCTTAGAGCTGGTACCCACCAAGGCCCCGCGCATCAGCGGAGAGTTCGGACAATACGTATTTGCCAAGCAGCGGGTGCTGACCCACTTCGAGTTTCGGCTCGCGCCCCAGCTCAGCAAGGCCCCGAAAGGGGCCAGCGTCGTGCTGTTGATCGATGCCTCGAAGTCGATGGGATCGCGCTCGAGCGCTGCATCCGACGCGGCGCGTGCGTACCTCAGCTACGTTCCTGATGCCCAAGTTCAGCTGGTGTACTTCAATCGCAAAGCAGAGGAGCGCTTCAAGTCCTGGGTGGGCGTCGAGCGGGCGCGGGTAGACTTGAGCGCCTACTCACCCAAGCTTGCCAACGGCTCCGAGCTGGGAGACGCCCTGGACACGGCTGACCGTCTCCTCGCGGATCGCAAGGGGCCGCGCCGGGTGGTGCTCTTCACCGACGTGAAGACTCGGCGTTCGCTGACTCCTGGCATGCTGAAAGGCAAGCTGGCTCGCAGCAAGGCGTTGATGCACATCGTCGACATCCGACTTGGCGACTCTGCCCTCGAACGCGACGACACCAACGCGTTCGCGCCAGTGGCTGCGGCCACGGGGGGCGTGCTCTGGCACGGCGGCTTCGATGATAGCGCCGACTCCCGTGTGCGCGCCGAGGAGCTGGTGCGTCCGCTGCGCCTCCACGCGCCAAAGTTGACCGCGCCCGGTGTGCCCAATGACATGCTACCAGAGCCCGAAGAGCTTTGGGAGGGAGAAGCCGTCGGGCTAACGGAGCTCGTTTCGGTTCCGGGAGGATTCGTGCGGCTGCAAGGCAAGCTCTGGCAAAAGTCGGTGCAGCGCACTTTGTCTCCCGACGCCGCGGAGAGCAAGCGCTGGGCGGCGCTGGTGTTTGGGCAGGATCTCTACTCCGACTTGAGCGAGCCCGAGATGATGACTCTGGCTACCTACGGCGGCGCGGTTAGTCCCGTGACGAGCTACCTCGCGATTGAGCCTGGGGTGCGCCCTTCAACCGAAGGCATCGAGTGGGGCATGGTCGGAACCGGAGCTGGCGGAGGCGGCCGCGGAATCGGCATTGGGCTTGGTGGCGTCGGAACGCTGGGGCGCATCGACGAGCAGAGCTGGTTCAAGCAGGCGCTTCGTAGGGCGCTCGTTCGTTGCCGCGCGAAGAGCGCAAGCTTGCGGATCGAGACGACCCTCGATGAGGTGGTCGACGTCGACACCCTCTCGGTGGTTCCACTGCAAGGCGTGCAGGTGCCCGTCGCGCGGCAGTGTCTGACTCGCGCTGGCTGGGCGCTGGATCTGCCTGGTGGCTTTGCCAAAGAGCATGCCATCTATCCCGTGCGGATCGCTCGCTAA
- a CDS encoding GAF domain-containing protein, producing MDAQTWLEAYLARNGGVAGSVHAIEEDLLQMRAAVALPPPVVAATKTIPCGKGMAGLAWERKAPVTTCNLQAPSKDVRPGAAAVGAKAAVALPILDAAGEVRAVVGIAYDDERDLPEALLTQLSDDAASLPG from the coding sequence ATGGACGCCCAAACATGGCTCGAGGCCTACCTGGCTAGAAACGGCGGTGTCGCTGGGAGCGTGCACGCGATCGAGGAGGACCTGCTCCAAATGCGCGCCGCCGTGGCACTGCCGCCTCCAGTAGTCGCCGCGACCAAGACGATTCCGTGCGGTAAAGGTATGGCGGGCCTGGCGTGGGAGCGCAAGGCGCCCGTTACGACATGCAACCTGCAGGCGCCGTCGAAGGATGTGCGCCCAGGGGCAGCGGCCGTTGGCGCAAAGGCAGCGGTGGCGCTCCCCATACTCGACGCCGCGGGCGAAGTACGGGCGGTCGTTGGTATTGCGTATGACGATGAACGGGATCTGCCGGAGGCACTGCTGACTCAGCTGAGCGACGATGCCGCCAGCCTTCCAGGCTAG
- the pntA gene encoding Re/Si-specific NAD(P)(+) transhydrogenase subunit alpha, which produces MTSVRAALRCGSREETHMLVGIPREIGPGERRVAATPETIKRLTKLGFDAVVESGAGEGASFLDSDYESVGARIIKDPKELWEKSDIVLKVRPPELDAQRGHHEADLLREGATLISFVWPAKNEALLERLSKRKVTLLAMDQIPRISRAQKMDALSSMANIAGYRAVIEAASFFGRFFTGQITAAGKVPPAKVMVIGAGVAGLAAIGAARGLGAIVRAFDTRPAVKEQVESMGAEFLELQFEEDGTGEGGYAKVMSKEFIDAEMKLFEQQAREVDIIITTALIPGRPAPVLITKKCVELMRPGGVVVDLAAEAGGNCEVTQPEQVTEHNGVTIIGYVDLPSRLAPTASQLYGTNLTHLLADMGGAKSWHVDLEDDVVRGALVLHDGEMMWPPPKPKIVPEPPKKASIPAPVPTKPDPVIAARKKAQTTAITMLVGGLVLAGLGAVAPKEFLSHFTVFVLACFVGWQVVWNVSPSLHTPLMSVTNAISGIIIVGGMLQLSGPLTSAVTILGAAAILLATINIAGGFLVTQRMLKMFQK; this is translated from the coding sequence ATGACTTCTGTTCGGGCCGCACTGCGCTGCGGCTCGCGCGAGGAGACACATATGTTGGTTGGGATCCCCCGTGAAATCGGCCCCGGAGAACGCCGGGTGGCTGCGACTCCTGAGACCATCAAGCGCCTGACGAAGCTTGGCTTCGACGCCGTGGTGGAGTCGGGAGCCGGCGAAGGCGCGTCGTTCCTCGACTCTGACTACGAGAGCGTCGGCGCGCGCATCATCAAGGACCCGAAAGAGCTGTGGGAGAAGTCGGACATCGTGTTGAAGGTTCGGCCCCCGGAGCTGGATGCTCAGCGTGGCCACCACGAAGCTGACTTGCTGCGGGAAGGGGCGACGCTGATCAGCTTCGTCTGGCCGGCCAAGAACGAGGCGCTGCTCGAACGTCTCTCGAAGCGCAAGGTCACGCTGCTTGCGATGGATCAAATCCCGCGCATCAGCCGCGCGCAAAAGATGGACGCGCTGAGCTCGATGGCGAACATTGCGGGTTACCGTGCGGTAATTGAGGCGGCGTCCTTCTTCGGTCGCTTCTTTACCGGGCAAATCACCGCGGCGGGCAAGGTGCCGCCTGCGAAGGTGATGGTGATTGGCGCTGGCGTCGCCGGTTTGGCCGCCATTGGCGCCGCCCGCGGTCTAGGAGCCATCGTGCGCGCCTTCGACACGCGACCTGCCGTCAAAGAGCAGGTCGAGAGCATGGGCGCTGAGTTCCTCGAGCTGCAGTTCGAGGAGGATGGCACCGGTGAGGGTGGCTACGCGAAGGTGATGAGCAAAGAGTTCATCGACGCCGAGATGAAGCTCTTCGAGCAACAGGCGCGTGAAGTGGACATCATCATCACCACGGCGCTGATCCCCGGTCGCCCTGCTCCAGTGCTCATCACCAAGAAGTGCGTGGAGCTGATGCGTCCCGGCGGAGTCGTCGTGGACCTGGCTGCGGAGGCCGGGGGAAACTGCGAAGTCACACAGCCCGAACAGGTCACCGAGCACAACGGCGTCACGATCATCGGCTATGTGGATTTGCCTAGTCGTCTAGCGCCGACAGCCAGTCAGCTCTACGGCACGAACCTCACCCACTTGCTCGCTGATATGGGTGGCGCCAAGAGCTGGCACGTCGATCTCGAGGACGACGTCGTGCGGGGCGCCCTCGTGCTGCACGACGGCGAGATGATGTGGCCACCGCCGAAGCCGAAGATCGTGCCGGAGCCGCCCAAGAAGGCGTCTATCCCGGCGCCGGTGCCCACCAAGCCGGATCCGGTAATTGCCGCGAGGAAAAAAGCGCAGACCACCGCGATCACGATGCTCGTCGGTGGGTTGGTGCTGGCGGGGCTCGGCGCGGTCGCTCCCAAGGAGTTCTTGAGCCACTTCACCGTGTTCGTGCTCGCCTGCTTCGTCGGCTGGCAGGTGGTGTGGAATGTGTCTCCGTCACTGCACACGCCGCTGATGAGCGTCACCAACGCGATCAGTGGCATCATCATCGTAGGCGGCATGCTGCAGCTCTCAGGTCCACTGACGAGCGCGGTCACCATTCTCGGCGCCGCAGCCATCCTGCTCGCCACCATCAACATCGCTGGAGGCTTCTTGGTCACTCAGCGCATGCTCAAGATGTTTCAGAAGTGA
- the purU gene encoding formyltetrahydrofolate deformylase, whose product MTDSAPHLATLLVSCRDRRGLVAGLAQLLYGHGANILDSDQHSDPAEAMFFQRIRFDMSELMTDRTALEQGVREVAERFDMQWRIAYAQDVKRVAIFVSKYDHCLYDLLLRHRAGELPCVIPLIISNHPDLGRVAEDFGVPFHVFPVDKLNKAEQEGKELELLEHRGIDLVVLARYMQILSPEFCDRLHGRVINIHHSFLPAFVGSKPYHQAHQRGVKLIGATAHYVTSDLDQGPIIEQGVQRVSHRDSVDELVRKGRDLEKLVLSQAVRWHLEDRVLVYNNKTVVFD is encoded by the coding sequence GTGACCGACTCAGCCCCGCACCTCGCCACGCTTCTGGTCTCTTGCCGCGACCGCCGTGGGCTGGTCGCTGGTCTTGCGCAATTGCTCTATGGGCACGGCGCGAACATCCTCGACTCCGACCAGCACTCGGATCCCGCCGAAGCCATGTTTTTCCAGCGCATCCGCTTCGACATGAGCGAGCTGATGACGGACCGCACCGCGCTGGAGCAGGGGGTGAGGGAGGTCGCTGAACGCTTCGATATGCAGTGGCGCATCGCGTACGCGCAGGACGTCAAGCGCGTGGCCATCTTCGTCTCCAAGTACGACCACTGCTTGTACGACTTGCTGTTGCGTCACCGCGCAGGTGAGCTGCCGTGCGTGATCCCGCTGATCATCAGCAATCACCCGGACCTTGGTCGCGTCGCTGAAGACTTCGGTGTGCCCTTTCATGTTTTCCCGGTGGATAAGCTAAACAAGGCGGAGCAAGAGGGGAAAGAGCTCGAACTGCTGGAACACCGCGGGATCGACCTCGTGGTCCTGGCTCGCTACATGCAGATCCTCTCACCCGAGTTCTGTGACCGACTACATGGCCGCGTGATCAACATCCACCACTCGTTCTTGCCTGCGTTCGTTGGCAGCAAGCCATATCACCAAGCGCATCAGCGTGGGGTCAAGCTGATTGGGGCGACGGCGCACTACGTGACAAGCGACCTGGATCAGGGCCCGATCATCGAGCAAGGTGTGCAGCGGGTGAGCCACCGGGACTCCGTAGATGAGCTGGTACGGAAAGGACGCGACCTGGAGAAGCTGGTGCTCTCCCAGGCGGTGCGCTGGCACCTGGAAGATCGCGTCTTGGTCTACAACAACAAGACCGTCGTCTTCGATTGA
- a CDS encoding carboxylesterase family protein, with protein MGEFRIYRAAWALVVVACAGCGEDAVDSGDRQVQPGVDVETSTGPIHGEEAGELRIFRGIPYAAPPLSELRFRATTPHAIWSERLDTTQFGPGCPQNGDSVLNPVSETSEDCLTLNIWAHQNAPDDALRPVMVYLHGGGFVSGAGSSPLYESTRVASQGDVVVVTLNYRLGALGFLATDEIRAENGSDSAWNNGLLDQRAALRWIQANIAAFGGDPGNVTLFGQSAGGVSVCAHLAMSESRHLFHKAILQSAGGCSDMRLLEGDPLPPGGTLALAETFIEAANCASESSPVACLRRLPVDELLRAQTEVPANFWGNQALGPSVGGAELSAQPLEQLRQDADVAVPLLTGAMSAEMALFVFGNVVKADTDTDYHDVAVALTGSAEKAAKLESVYPLSQFASAREAVVVMGTEFAYACPAKHLATFMAGRGAPAFNYEMRATVGGLAGAVGPGHGLDVPFVFGTLDASNLLSYDAEDRALSDAMIGFWTEFARSGAPGSEWQAVTQGSYVLEEQNPHMEMDASAGRCQQLEVLGLIGI; from the coding sequence ATGGGGGAATTCCGAATCTATCGAGCCGCCTGGGCACTGGTGGTCGTTGCCTGCGCTGGCTGCGGGGAAGATGCAGTGGACTCCGGCGACCGTCAGGTTCAGCCCGGAGTCGACGTGGAGACTTCAACAGGTCCCATCCATGGCGAAGAAGCAGGCGAGCTCAGGATCTTTCGCGGGATCCCCTATGCCGCTCCTCCTCTCTCCGAGCTGCGTTTCCGCGCGACAACGCCACACGCAATCTGGAGTGAGCGCCTCGACACGACCCAGTTTGGTCCGGGCTGCCCGCAAAACGGTGATAGCGTTCTGAACCCAGTGAGCGAAACCTCGGAGGACTGCTTGACGCTCAACATCTGGGCCCATCAGAACGCTCCTGATGACGCGCTCAGGCCGGTGATGGTGTATCTCCATGGCGGGGGCTTTGTCTCGGGCGCCGGCAGCTCGCCTTTGTATGAGTCGACCCGCGTCGCCAGTCAGGGTGATGTCGTGGTGGTGACCCTCAACTACCGCCTGGGCGCTCTCGGCTTCCTCGCTACCGACGAGATCCGCGCGGAGAACGGTAGCGATTCCGCATGGAACAATGGTCTATTGGACCAGCGCGCCGCCCTGCGCTGGATACAGGCGAATATCGCTGCGTTTGGCGGCGACCCAGGGAACGTCACGCTATTTGGACAGTCCGCGGGCGGCGTTTCCGTGTGTGCGCACTTGGCCATGTCTGAGAGCCGTCACCTGTTTCACAAAGCCATCCTTCAGAGTGCTGGCGGGTGCAGCGACATGCGGCTTCTCGAGGGGGATCCGCTCCCACCGGGCGGTACCCTCGCCCTAGCCGAAACGTTCATCGAGGCCGCAAACTGCGCGAGCGAGTCTTCTCCAGTGGCATGCCTACGCCGCCTACCCGTTGACGAGTTGTTGAGAGCTCAGACCGAAGTTCCTGCGAACTTTTGGGGGAATCAGGCGCTCGGGCCAAGCGTGGGAGGCGCCGAACTCAGTGCTCAACCCCTCGAGCAGCTGCGCCAGGATGCCGACGTCGCGGTCCCACTGCTCACAGGCGCCATGTCGGCGGAGATGGCGCTGTTCGTGTTCGGCAACGTCGTGAAGGCGGATACCGACACTGACTACCATGACGTCGCCGTCGCGTTGACCGGAAGCGCCGAGAAAGCAGCCAAGCTGGAGTCGGTGTACCCGCTCTCTCAGTTCGCTTCCGCGCGGGAAGCCGTGGTCGTCATGGGTACCGAGTTCGCGTACGCCTGCCCTGCCAAGCACCTTGCGACCTTCATGGCAGGACGCGGCGCACCGGCGTTCAACTACGAGATGCGCGCCACGGTTGGAGGCCTAGCGGGCGCCGTCGGTCCTGGGCATGGCTTGGACGTTCCCTTCGTCTTCGGAACACTGGACGCGAGCAACTTGCTCTCCTACGACGCTGAAGATCGTGCGCTATCCGACGCGATGATCGGCTTCTGGACCGAATTCGCGCGAAGCGGTGCTCCTGGCAGTGAGTGGCAAGCAGTGACCCAAGGCAGCTACGTTCTAGAGGAACAGAATCCCCATATGGAAATGGACGCGAGCGCGGGTCGCTGTCAGCAACTCGAGGTGCTTGGCCTGATCGGGATATGA
- a CDS encoding NAD(P)(+) transhydrogenase (Re/Si-specific) subunit beta codes for MLDSLTTVAYIGAGVLFILSLGGLSTQETARRGNLYGIIGMLLAIAATAARMTGGYPVLGGVVVVGALIGALLAARVAMTSMPELVAILHSFVGAAAVLVGYATYLDPNQHFTGVEAKIHDVEIFLGVFVGAVTFTGSVIAFGKLRGSIGSKPLMLPGRHLINLAMVGGSIFLLTQFMAAEGHAGLIPLGIMTGIACVLGIHLVMAIGGADMPVVVSMLNSYSGWAAAAAGFMLSNDLLIITGALVGSSGAILSYIMCRAMNRSIANVIFGGFGATEGAAPAGGSAPEGEPTPVEAAEVAALMSEAKSVVIVPGYGMAVAQAQHPLFEVAKILRAKGTQVRFAIHPVAGRLPGHMNVLLAEAKVPYDIVLEMEEINDDFPETDVVLVIGANDIVNPGALDDASSPIYGMPVLEVWKAETTVVMKRSMATGYSGVDNPLFYKENSRMLFGDAKKNVDAILATLREGQSHAAAAE; via the coding sequence ATGCTCGATAGCTTGACCACCGTTGCCTATATCGGCGCTGGAGTGCTCTTCATCTTGAGCCTCGGCGGACTCTCGACGCAGGAAACGGCGCGGCGGGGAAATCTGTACGGAATCATCGGCATGCTGCTCGCCATCGCTGCCACGGCGGCGCGTATGACGGGTGGCTACCCGGTTCTGGGTGGCGTGGTGGTGGTTGGTGCGCTGATCGGCGCGCTGCTCGCGGCTCGCGTCGCCATGACCAGCATGCCGGAGCTGGTTGCCATTCTGCACAGCTTCGTTGGTGCCGCTGCGGTGCTGGTTGGCTACGCGACCTACCTGGATCCGAATCAGCACTTCACTGGCGTGGAGGCGAAGATTCATGACGTCGAGATCTTCCTCGGCGTGTTCGTTGGCGCCGTGACGTTCACCGGTTCCGTGATCGCCTTCGGCAAGCTCCGCGGCAGCATCGGCAGCAAGCCGCTGATGTTGCCGGGTCGGCACCTGATCAACCTCGCGATGGTTGGCGGGAGCATCTTCCTGCTGACTCAATTCATGGCCGCAGAAGGTCATGCTGGCCTGATTCCGCTGGGAATCATGACTGGCATCGCCTGTGTTCTCGGGATCCACTTGGTGATGGCGATCGGCGGCGCCGATATGCCGGTAGTGGTCTCGATGCTGAACAGCTACTCGGGTTGGGCAGCCGCAGCCGCGGGCTTCATGCTCTCCAACGACCTCTTGATCATCACCGGTGCGCTGGTTGGTTCGAGCGGCGCGATCCTGAGCTACATCATGTGCCGCGCGATGAATCGCTCGATCGCGAACGTGATCTTCGGCGGCTTTGGGGCAACGGAAGGCGCAGCGCCGGCAGGAGGTTCCGCGCCGGAGGGTGAGCCGACGCCAGTGGAGGCAGCTGAGGTCGCCGCGCTGATGTCAGAAGCGAAGAGCGTGGTGATCGTTCCGGGGTACGGCATGGCGGTCGCACAGGCGCAGCATCCGTTGTTCGAGGTCGCGAAGATCCTCCGTGCGAAGGGCACTCAGGTACGCTTTGCGATTCACCCTGTCGCTGGGCGCCTTCCCGGTCACATGAACGTGCTCCTGGCCGAAGCCAAGGTGCCGTACGACATCGTGCTCGAGATGGAGGAGATCAACGACGACTTCCCCGAGACCGACGTGGTGCTCGTGATCGGCGCCAACGACATCGTGAACCCAGGCGCCCTCGACGACGCTTCCAGCCCCATCTACGGCATGCCGGTGCTCGAGGTGTGGAAGGCCGAGACGACCGTGGTCATGAAGCGCTCCATGGCGACGGGCTACTCGGGTGTCGACAATCCGCTTTTCTACAAGGAAAATTCACGGATGCTTTTTGGAGACGCCAAGAAGAACGTTGACGCGATCCTGGCGACGCTGCGTGAGGGGCAGTCTCACGCAGCCGCAGCGGAGTGA